In bacterium, the DNA window TTTTCCACGCGCCAAGTTGTATTCAAAATATCATTGGAATCGGAAGAGAATATCCATCGTGAGGCGATTGTAACATGTATCGGGATTACTACACCAGTTTGATAATCATTCGGAGCCAATAGTACGGTGTCTTCCGGATTCGCTGCCGATATGGCTGTTAGAATTGATGCGTACTCCTCTGGAACGCGCCGAATCATAGCCTGCGTGTCGATACAAAGGAAAATGATTAATATTATTGAGAATATGCCATTCATACGCACCCATTCTCAGAACAGCCGAAGTAACCGAAAGACTACTCGACTTGCCAATGAACCATTGCATCCAAATTGGTTGGATTGCTAATGTTAGTCGATTGTAATGTGTATGTTCCAGTGGTAGGAAACATAAAATAATATGTTTCGTCGGAGGTTGACCCAGTCTTCAAAGTGAAATCTTTAACCGACACCCCATCTTTTATCACTTTGCAATGTACTGTTGCTCCCGATTGGGTGTGAACCATATCAAGAGTGGCTCGATAATTTGAATTGGCAGAAACCTGCTCGTTGTCGTTGCAGGTAACACCATATTGATCCATGAACTGCTCACAGATTGTCGTCCATGCCCACGCCACGCCTACAAAAATAACAACTGCGAGGCTTGACAAAAGAATTACTCGGTACTTCTTCATAACCACCTCCTGGTTTGCGATGGAAACATTTCCATCAGGAGAAGGATACAAAAAAAAAAAACAGCAAAGGCAAGGATAAATGACTGTTTTGCTCAACTTACCTGTAAACAAATAATTACGAATTATTAGGCATGACTGAAGCTCATTGGTACCCAGTAATATCCCTCAACTTTGTTCGGGTGTCAAGCGAATTGTGACAAATCCGAAACTAATGCGCCTCCAACCAATTGTTCCCTACCCCTAAGTCGGCAACCAACGGAACATCGAGCGCGACTGCCTGTTCCATTTCCCGTTTCACCAATTCGGATAGTTCGTCCAGTTCCTCCGGCGGCGTTTCAAATACCAATTCGTCGTGGACAGTAAGCAGCATTTTCGCTTGGAAATGTTTCTCGAGACGCAACTTTTCCAATTTTGCATCGACATTGATCATCGCAATTTTTAACACATCGGCAGCAGTTCCCTGAATCGGAGTATTGATGGCAATCCGTTCGGCAAATTCTCGGGTCGCCCGGTTGTCGGCATGGATTTCGGGGATCGGACGTTTCCGACCATAGAGAGTGGCGACATAACCATGTTCGCGGGCAAAATCGACCGTAGAATCCATGTAAGCCCGCACGCCAGGGTACGTTGCGAAATAATTTTTACGGAAGGATTTTGCCTCATCCATTGGAATACTGAGCGCTTCCGATAAACCAAAATCGGTTTGCCCATAGATGATACCGAAATTCACCCCTTTTGCGACGCTCCGTTGTTCGCGGGTCACTTCGCTCAGTGGAATGCCAAATACTTTTGCCGCCGTTGCCGCGTGAATATCCAACCCAAGTTTGAACGCTTCCCGCAAAGTCTCATCACCGGAAAGGTGCGCCATCAGCCGCAATTCGATTTGACTGTAATCCGCCGAAAGAATTTTCCAACCGTCGTGTCCGGCAACAAACGCCGTGCGGATGAGCGCCCCCTCTTCGCTGCGAATCGGAATATTCTGCAAGTTGGGATCGGTGCTGGAAAGCCGTCCGGTCGAGGCGACTGCTTGATTGAAACTGGTGTGGACGCGACCGGTTGTTGGATTGATCAGTTTCGGCAGCGCATCGACGTAGGTACCGCGCAATTTCGACAGCATCCGGTAACGCAGGACCAGTCCGGGAATTGGAATCGAGGGGTCCTGATGGGTTAATTTCTGCAATACATCTTCATCGGTCGAATAGCCGGTTTTCGTTTTACGCACCGGTTTCAATTTTAATTCTTCAAAGAGAATCTTAGCGAGCTGTGCCGGACTGCCGAGATTGAATGGGTGACCCACCAGCCGATGCACTTCCGCCTCGAGTTTCATTTGCTCCGAGGCGAAAGTGTGGGACAATTGCGCGAGAACATGGGGATCGATCCGGATGCCGGTACGCTCGATCCGGTAGAGTACTTTCGCAAGCGGCAGTTCGATCTCATCTTGGAGGTGCGTCAACTTTTCTTCTTCCAACCGTTCCCGCAGCAAAATTGCCAACCGCCGGGTGTAGTCGGCGTCTTCACCGGCATATTCGGTAATTTTCTCGATTGGAACATCAACCATCGAACGTTGATTTTTTCCGCTGCCGATGAGCGCTTCGGTCGGAATTTTGGGGAGATTGAGATATTTCTGCGACAATAAATCGATGCCGTGAGAACGCGAATTCGGATCGAGTAAATAACTCATCAGCATCGGATCATCGCTCCAGCCCGCCACCTCGACGCCGCAATGATAGAAAATTAGCGCATCGTATTTGAAATTCTGTCCGCATTTCCGTTTCGCGGGATTCTCGAGCCAAGGCCTCAACTGCTCGATTACGAACGATTGTGCCGGCAATTTTCTTCGCGAGGATAATTCGCCAAACAACGACCCTTCCACGATGGTTGCGTTCTCCTCGGTTTGCTCCGAAGAGAACCCTTCAAACGATGGGAGATGGACAAACCAAGCGTGTTGCGGGCGAATACTGATAGAAATCCCAACTAGATTTGCTTGATTGGGATCGAGTCCGGTTGTTTCGGTATCGAGTGCGGCAAAATCGGCGGAATCCAACTCCTGTATCATCGCCTCCAACTGAGCGACTGTATTCACCGTTTCGTAATGGCGTTCTTCGGCAGTTGCATCGCTGGAGGTCGCTGCCACGACTTTTTTGAGGAGTGCACGGAACCCCAATTCATTCAGGAGTTGTTGCAAATCGCTGCCGGCGAATGGCCCGAATGTTAGCGCAGAAATATCGTCGGGCACCGGCGCATCGAATCGTAACTCAACCAAAAAACGCGACAGTTTTGCTTGTTCGCTATTTGCGGCAATAGTCTCCCGCCACGACTTTTTCTCGATTTTCTCGACATCGGACAGAATGTTATCGAGTGAACCAAACGTTTTCAGTAACTCAGTGGCGGATTTATCGCCGATTTTTGGAATGCCGGGCACGTTATCGCTGGTGTCGCCGACCATTGCGAGCCAATCGCCGAGTCGTTCCGGGGGTATCCCATATTTCTCCTGCACCGAGGCGGCGGTGATTTCGTTCCATTGCCCGGCGGTGGTACGCGAAGGGGAGAGAATGCGAATTTTCTCGAATTGTAATAATTGCGCAAGGTCTTTATCGGCGGAGACGATAATCGGCTCGAATCCTTCCTTGGCGGCGCGGGTGGCGAGGGTTGCCATTAAGTCGTCGGCTTCGAAGCCGGGCGCTTGCAATACTTTGATGCGCATCGTCTCCAGCAATTGATACAAGAGCGGTACTTGGGTCTGCAAATCTTCCGGCATCTCGTCGCGGGTCGCTTTATATTCTCCATAGGCTTCGTGGCGAAAAGTCGGTTCCGGGGTATCGGTGCATACGACTAAGAGGTCGGGCTGCTCGCGCTCGATTAATGCGAAGAGGGTATTGACGAAGCCATACAGCGCGGCGACATTCATCCCTCGCGGCGTTGTGAGCGGCATTCGCGCCATCGCAAAGTAACTGCGGTAGAGTCCCGCCATCGCATCGATTACAAGAAGTTTCGGCATCGTTTTCCCGGTTAGATTTGTTAGAAAGGTACGCGGAAATTTGCTTGGAAGATAGTTTCGCGGTACGTTATCTCCGATTTGTTATTAACAATTCGTCAAAATTCATGAAAGTAGGGGATTCGTTCGCGAGTTGCCCGACTAAACCAGGAGATAAAACCATGAGCAATGGAGTTACCCCCCCGCAAGCGCCGGGACAGCAAGTAACCATCGAACTCGACGAGAAAATCGGCGAGGGAATTTATTCCAATTTGGTGTTGATTACTCACTCGAATGCAGAATTTGTGTTGGATTTCACCCGCCTGCTGCCGGGTCTACCGAAAGCGAAAGTGCAGTCGCGGATTATTTTGGCTCCGCCTCATGCGAAAGCGTTACTGAATGCCCTCGAAGAGAACATCAAGCGGTATGAAGAACAATTCGGAACGATCCAAGCCGGTGGTGCGCAAGGTGACCGTCAATTCGGTTTTAAATAAAACTCAATTGTATCAAATCCAATGGTACGGGATTGGAATCCCGTAACCACCAACTCGGGTTAACCACTCATGAAAAGTTGTAGGGGCGTAAAGCATACGCCCCTATTTATTTTGCATAACTCGCAACATGAAACGAGCGGTGCACCGAAGGCACACCGCTCATTTCTTTTCGAGAGAGGAGAGCGAACTACTTTACGAACATCACTTTTCTCGTTGTTGTGAATTTTTGGGTATCAAGCCGGAGGAAGTATATCCCGGAAGAAAGTTGCGATGCATGATATACCATGCGATACGTATTCGCAGCTAACTGCCGGTCGACCAACCGCGCCACCTCTTTCCCTTGGACATCGTACAACGCGAGCCGCACATAACCGGCGTCGCGGATGGCAAACCGAATCTCCGTGCTTGCATTAAATGGATTCGGATAATTCTGCATCAGTGCATACTTCAGCGGGACAATTCCAATCGCATGGGGCGAAGGAGTCGCACTGGCGATTATTGGATTGATATGTTCGTTTCCATCGAGGTTTACATCGGCTAACCGGTAGTAATAGGTCACATCATTCGTTACCCGGGAGTCGGTCCAGGTGTAGCGATACGGCTCCGGTGAAGTGCCGCGTCCGGGAAGCATAGTAACCAGTTCGCCGATGACGTTCCGGTCAGTCGAACGGTAGACGCGATAGAAACCGTTGTTCAATTCGCTTTCCACCTGCCACGAGAGAACCACACTGCGATCCGACCCGGCTGCTGTGAAAGAAGAGAGTTCCACCGGAAGGACGCCGGAATTTCCTAATGCCCAAATCGAAAAGTGGTTCAGTCCGGTGATCGTCATTTCATAGATGCCACTCGGTACCGGGGCGACTTCGGTGACGGTTCCAGCAGCGAGTACCCAAGTCACCCCGCCATCGGTGGTATATCCTGCTATCAGCGGTGGTGAGGCATGAACCGGATCGGCAATGCCCACTGGGAGATCGGCGGCAGTAAACCGAAGGATAAGTGTAGCATTGACAAAATTGTTATCGGATGCTTCAATCGTCCAAAATCGGGAGATCGTGTTCTCGACCGGGAATTGGACAGCATGGACTTCTAACGGGCGTTCCGTAGTATAGGATGCGGTAACACTTCCGGGATTATGCCGTGCCGGGGCCTGATTGGGAAATGCTAATTCAACTGGAGGTTCACCGCCGGTGTTCGGGTCCGGTGGAAAAGTCGGGGTAAACTCGACCCCACTATTATCGCCATTAGGATTGGTTGAACTTGCGGTAGCGCCATTGCTCCATGCTTCCATGACATTTGCCGTGAGCGTAAAGTAATATGGCGTCCGGAGCGCATCCTGATTAGTAAACCGGATGTTTGTGATTTGAACACCCATCGAATCAGCCTGAAACCTGATGGTGAACTGTGCTGTATCTCCGTTTGCTAATACTTGTGTCGGAACATCCCCAAGAAATGAGAACAGCGTCGAGTCGGAGCCATAAATCTCGAAATCCGTCAACGAAGATTGCATATCACCAGTATTCGTAATGATGAAGGTTTGATCGATGGTAGAGCCGATAGCTATGTTACCCATGCTCTTGCCACTACCTACCCCGACCGGCATCTCACCCATCGTAACTTCAATCTGAGCATAACGGTAATCCAGTACCGTGACGTAAATATCGTTATTCGTCCCCGAAAACGTGGGATCGTAGGCATCAGGTGTGGTGGGGAAATCGGCATAATCGTTGTTTCCAGCCAACAACATTCCCGATGGGTTATAGGGAGCAACCAGTTGAACATCGGAGTCCCACTGACTACTGCCGAGATAAGTACTATAGAGCAATTGGTTATTGCTATTGAATCTTGCTGCGAATAAATCGGCTTGTCCGGATAGTGATGTTTGGACGGCATTGGGAGTAACCGGCAATCCTGTACCGTAGGTAACGCCCCCAATCAGTAACCCGCCAACACCATCAGGTGCTACTCTTTGAATGTTGTCACTGGAACCGGAACAACCGAAGTAAGAACAGTATTCAATAGTAGTGAGGTCCTCACTCAGTCGCACGATCAAGCCATCGCCACTACCACTGCGGGCAGTTTGATAGGCATTTCCGGTAACCGGAACGTCAAGACTTGTTGTACCACCTACCAAAGTGATGGAACCATTTCCAGTTGCGATAGCATCGGAGAAATCGTCCATACCGCTAAAGCCGAAGTACGTGCTGGCAATAACTTGTCCGGTAGATAGATTAAACTTCGTTACATAACCATCGTTAATATTGGCTGGGTTCTGGGTTGTCTGGTAGGCACCGGCCGTTGTAGCTACTGTATAGACGTCATCGACTCCGCCGATGAGTGATGCAACATCATTCCCATGATAAACGATTTCACTGGCGGCAACGGAAAAGAAAGTACTGTATGATAGTGTTGCACCATCATTCGTGAGATAGGAAAAGAAGTTGTACCAATTGTTCGGACGCCACGGTTGATAAGCATTGGGTGTCGTCGGAAAGGCATTATCATTGGTCGTTGCAAACACCATCACGCCGCCATATCCGTCCGTCTCAACGTCCCATCCTTCTTCCAGATTATCCGCACCAAGATATGTGCTGAAGATTAGGCCATTTCCCCAAGAATTCAGATGCAATACGAAGACGTCATAGCTGACATGTGGGTCTCGCTGATAAACACCTGGAGTGGTGGGAAAGTTATTGACTTGTCCGGGAATCCAAGTGGAACCGGTTACAAATACTCCCCCGGTGTTGTCATCACACATCCCATAGGCGTAATCTGCGCCAGCACCACCGATGTAAGTGCTATAGACCAACGAACTACCGGTGCCACTCAATTTCGTGACAAAGACATCTACCCCACCATTAGAAAATATGTCATAACTTCCGAGTGTAACCGGAAAGGTCGATGAGGAAGTGTAGCCGGACATAATTGCGCTATTGCCAACGGCTTCGGCATCATGCACGACTTCGAATACATTCGGGTCACCAACGGCAGTGCTAAAAACGAATGGATCAATAACTAATTGCTTCGAGTGGTCATACCCATCCGGCAAAGATAAACCCACAACATATTCTTCCAGTAGAACAAAGCTTGCCCGAAGGGAGCGTTTACTCACACCACTACCTTGCCAACAGCCGGGAATCGACTCTCGCAGACTTTTTACACTGGTGTTCAAGACCAATTCATTTCGTTGTTGGTCAATCGTGAGCGCATTCAATCCTTGATAACGAAAACGAACTTGCGATGGGTCGGCATTGGGTGCAACAACGATGTCGTACTTCAGGTTTCCATCTTGTTCGTGGTAACGAATGTCCACTCCGGGCCAAACATCCGGGTAGGTGAGGCTGCGATAGTTCGGAACATTGGTAGCCCACTTCTTGGCATCATCGCCCAAAAAGTAGTTGTTGTTCCAACCAACGCGATCATCAACAATCACCGACTTCCCGGCCGATTTCTGAGGAGAGGATGCCTCAAACGAAATGCGGTAGGCATGCGCCTTGTTTGTGATCGGGTTACGTGACATGTCCACGACACTTACCCGATCCCGGTTTGCGATTGACTCGGTCGCCTGCACAGTGACACCGTCCCGTTCAAACCACCACTGTAACCCGTTGCCAGTAGCGTAGTAAAGAACCCGTGCATCCCATTGCCCGCAGTTCTCGGTAAAAATGACGGCAGTTTGTCCGCTGTTTGCGACAAGAAGGAGTATAGCTAACGCGATGCTTAGCGTTAACGTCTGGATGTTTCGTTTCACGATACCTCCGATAGCAAGAGTGAAGAAAAAGCATTATATTACTATTATCAGGTAGTAATGCTACCAGAGTATACAACTTGTTAAAATTCATGTCAAGGGAAATCCCCAAAAAAAATGAGAATTGGAGAATTGCACCGTGACTGTCATCACTTTCGTAGCAAAGTGGAACTGTTTTACGAATTGCATTACTTTCTCAACCAAGTTTTATCATCAGCGCTGAAAGGATAGGAGAAGAAGAAATGTCGGCGTTATCGGCACTCATCGAGTTAGGCTTCACCCAAATGGAGGCGGAGGTCTATGTCTGTTTACTGGAGACTTCTCCCCAGACTGGCTATGCTATCGCCAAACAATTGGGAAAACCGGCACCGTACGTCTATCGCGCAGTCGACGCTTTAGTGCGGAAGAGTGCGGTGTTTCTCGATAAAGGGGATTCCAAACTCTGCCGCGCTGTACCCTACGAGGAATTGTTAGAGCAATTGAAGCGGTCGTTCCAACAACGCTGCAGCGAAGCGGAAACGCAGTTACGGAAAGTACCGGTATCGGATTGGGACGACCGGATTTATCATCTTACTACAGTCGAGCAGGTGTATGAGCGGGCGATTGCGATGATTAACGCTGCGCAGGATCGCATTAACGTCGATGTCTTTCCACTCCCGCTGCTGGTGTTGCGTGACGCGTTGGAAAAGGCGCATGAGCGCGGGGTCAAGGTGGCTGCGCTGTTATATGAACCGGTCAAACTCAAGGTAACGAAAACGGTCGTATTCCGGAACGAGCGGTTGGTACAGGATTGGCCGTCGCGGCAATGGATCTTAGTGACTGCCGATGCGAATGAGTATCTCGTGGCGCTGCTTTCGGAAAAGTGCGAAAAAGTGTACCAAGCAATCTACAGCGGTAGTCCGGTGCTCTCGTATGTCCAACAATACACAATGAGTTCGGAATTTCTGTTATCGCTCTTGATCGAGTCTATGTTCGACGGCGCCGATAACGCCCAAATGCAAAAAATCTATCGGCAGTGGTTGAAATCATTCTGGTCGACAAAACCGATTGGCGCACACCGCATGGAGAAGATGTTTGGGTGGGAATGATTTATTTTTGTTAACGTCTTAGTAA includes these proteins:
- a CDS encoding T9SS type A sorting domain-containing protein encodes the protein MKRNIQTLTLSIALAILLLVANSGQTAVIFTENCGQWDARVLYYATGNGLQWWFERDGVTVQATESIANRDRVSVVDMSRNPITNKAHAYRISFEASSPQKSAGKSVIVDDRVGWNNNYFLGDDAKKWATNVPNYRSLTYPDVWPGVDIRYHEQDGNLKYDIVVAPNADPSQVRFRYQGLNALTIDQQRNELVLNTSVKSLRESIPGCWQGSGVSKRSLRASFVLLEEYVVGLSLPDGYDHSKQLVIDPFVFSTAVGDPNVFEVVHDAEAVGNSAIMSGYTSSSTFPVTLGSYDIFSNGGVDVFVTKLSGTGSSLVYSTYIGGAGADYAYGMCDDNTGGVFVTGSTWIPGQVNNFPTTPGVYQRDPHVSYDVFVLHLNSWGNGLIFSTYLGADNLEEGWDVETDGYGGVMVFATTNDNAFPTTPNAYQPWRPNNWYNFFSYLTNDGATLSYSTFFSVAASEIVYHGNDVASLIGGVDDVYTVATTAGAYQTTQNPANINDGYVTKFNLSTGQVIASTYFGFSGMDDFSDAIATGNGSITLVGGTTSLDVPVTGNAYQTARSGSGDGLIVRLSEDLTTIEYCSYFGCSGSSDNIQRVAPDGVGGLLIGGVTYGTGLPVTPNAVQTSLSGQADLFAARFNSNNQLLYSTYLGSSQWDSDVQLVAPYNPSGMLLAGNNDYADFPTTPDAYDPTFSGTNNDIYVTVLDYRYAQIEVTMGEMPVGVGSGKSMGNIAIGSTIDQTFIITNTGDMQSSLTDFEIYGSDSTLFSFLGDVPTQVLANGDTAQFTIRFQADSMGVQITNIRFTNQDALRTPYYFTLTANVMEAWSNGATASSTNPNGDNSGVEFTPTFPPDPNTGGEPPVELAFPNQAPARHNPGSVTASYTTERPLEVHAVQFPVENTISRFWTIEASDNNFVNATLILRFTAADLPVGIADPVHASPPLIAGYTTDGGVTWVLAAGTVTEVAPVPSGIYEMTITGLNHFSIWALGNSGVLPVELSSFTAAGSDRSVVLSWQVESELNNGFYRVYRSTDRNVIGELVTMLPGRGTSPEPYRYTWTDSRVTNDVTYYYRLADVNLDGNEHINPIIASATPSPHAIGIVPLKYALMQNYPNPFNASTEIRFAIRDAGYVRLALYDVQGKEVARLVDRQLAANTYRMVYHASQLSSGIYFLRLDTQKFTTTRKVMFVK
- a CDS encoding DUF3467 domain-containing protein yields the protein MSNGVTPPQAPGQQVTIELDEKIGEGIYSNLVLITHSNAEFVLDFTRLLPGLPKAKVQSRIILAPPHAKALLNALEENIKRYEEQFGTIQAGGAQGDRQFGFK
- a CDS encoding TrmB family transcriptional regulator, with the protein product MSALSALIELGFTQMEAEVYVCLLETSPQTGYAIAKQLGKPAPYVYRAVDALVRKSAVFLDKGDSKLCRAVPYEELLEQLKRSFQQRCSEAETQLRKVPVSDWDDRIYHLTTVEQVYERAIAMINAAQDRINVDVFPLPLLVLRDALEKAHERGVKVAALLYEPVKLKVTKTVVFRNERLVQDWPSRQWILVTADANEYLVALLSEKCEKVYQAIYSGSPVLSYVQQYTMSSEFLLSLLIESMFDGADNAQMQKIYRQWLKSFWSTKPIGAHRMEKMFGWE
- the polA gene encoding DNA polymerase I is translated as MPKLLVIDAMAGLYRSYFAMARMPLTTPRGMNVAALYGFVNTLFALIEREQPDLLVVCTDTPEPTFRHEAYGEYKATRDEMPEDLQTQVPLLYQLLETMRIKVLQAPGFEADDLMATLATRAAKEGFEPIIVSADKDLAQLLQFEKIRILSPSRTTAGQWNEITAASVQEKYGIPPERLGDWLAMVGDTSDNVPGIPKIGDKSATELLKTFGSLDNILSDVEKIEKKSWRETIAANSEQAKLSRFLVELRFDAPVPDDISALTFGPFAGSDLQQLLNELGFRALLKKVVAATSSDATAEERHYETVNTVAQLEAMIQELDSADFAALDTETTGLDPNQANLVGISISIRPQHAWFVHLPSFEGFSSEQTEENATIVEGSLFGELSSRRKLPAQSFVIEQLRPWLENPAKRKCGQNFKYDALIFYHCGVEVAGWSDDPMLMSYLLDPNSRSHGIDLLSQKYLNLPKIPTEALIGSGKNQRSMVDVPIEKITEYAGEDADYTRRLAILLRERLEEEKLTHLQDEIELPLAKVLYRIERTGIRIDPHVLAQLSHTFASEQMKLEAEVHRLVGHPFNLGSPAQLAKILFEELKLKPVRKTKTGYSTDEDVLQKLTHQDPSIPIPGLVLRYRMLSKLRGTYVDALPKLINPTTGRVHTSFNQAVASTGRLSSTDPNLQNIPIRSEEGALIRTAFVAGHDGWKILSADYSQIELRLMAHLSGDETLREAFKLGLDIHAATAAKVFGIPLSEVTREQRSVAKGVNFGIIYGQTDFGLSEALSIPMDEAKSFRKNYFATYPGVRAYMDSTVDFAREHGYVATLYGRKRPIPEIHADNRATREFAERIAINTPIQGTAADVLKIAMINVDAKLEKLRLEKHFQAKMLLTVHDELVFETPPEELDELSELVKREMEQAVALDVPLVADLGVGNNWLEAH